The genomic segment TATCCCTATGCCGAGGAGCTGATGCGTCTGGCCGACCGTCTGGGCCTGGTCGTCATCGACGAAGTGCCGGCGGTTGGCCTCCATCTCAACCTTGGTTCTGGCCCGGGTGGCGCGCGGCGTCAGACCTGGCGCGAGCTGACAACGGCGGCACAGCATGAGCAGGCCCTGCGCGAGCTGATCGCCCGCGACAAAAACCATGCTTGCGTTGTCATGTGGTCGGTGGCCAACGAACCGGCCACTGAAGAGGAAGGCGCCCGTGCCTACTTTGAGCCGTTGCTGCGCCTGGCGCGTCAGCTTGATCCGCAACGTCGTCCGCTGACCATCGCCTTACAAATGCTGGCCACGCCGGCCAGCGATACCGTGGCTGACCTGCTCGACGTCATTGCCCTGAACCGCTACTATGGCTGGTATGTCCACGGTGGGCGTCTGGAAGCGGCGCGAGCCTTGTTGCAGGCCGAGCTGAGGGAGTGGATGAAGCGTCTGCCGGGCAAGCCAATCCTCTTGAGCGAATACGGGGCCGATGCTATTGCCGGCATGCATGACGAGCCGCCGACCATGTTCTCAGAAGAGTACCAGGCGGCGCTGCTGCAGAGCTATCATGAGGTCTTGGATGCCTGCCCCGCCGTTATCGGTGAGCATGTCTGGAACTTTGCCGATTTCCAGACGGAGCAGGGCATCACGCGCGTGCAGGGCAATCGCAAGGGGATCTTTACCCGGGACCGGCGGCCCAAGCTGGCGGCCCACCTGCTGCGGGAGCGCTGGCGGGCCATTCCCGATTTTGGCTACAAGCTCCTGCCTTCCTCTCGGGAGTGAGGCGATGGCCTGGTGCCCGTCCCGCCAGCCATCTTCCCGGCGAGTGCGCAGGACGGGCGCCACAGCGGCTGGCCTCATCTCAGCCAGGCTGCCCCTCCTGCTCGCTGGTGCTGGCCGGCGCTGTGGCAGGTTGGCGGCCCCAGACCGTCAGCAGCACACTCACGGCGCAGAACTCATCTTGCTGCATCTCGGCCACGGCCTGCTGGCTCAGTCGCTCTAGCTCCTCCAGGGTGGCCAGGCCCAGTTTCACCGAGAAGGGACGCCCGATCTCAAAGGCGATCAAGAAGTCCTTGAAAAAGCCGTAATGGGCTGGGGTACCGCTCGACCATTCGATGGCACTGGCGCGCAGGCGCACCTCTTCAAAGCCGGCCTGGCGCAGCAGACGGGGCAGCATGGGCGTGATGCCAACATGGCGCCCGTCTGGTGAGAAGCTCTGGCCGGCCCGCTGGAGCGCGCGAGTCGCCAGGTCCATCAGCGCTTCGAAGGCGGCGCTGGTCGTCAGCGGTGGCTCCCCCTCGGTCAGGCGGAGCACCCCGCCGGGCTTGAGCAGGCGCCGGCATTCTGCCAGCAAGCGGGGCCAGGCCGCCGGCGTCATAAACCAGGCGATGAAGCGCGCGTTGATCAGGTCAAAGAAGCCATCGGGAAAGGCCAGCGGCTGCATGATGTTCATCGTGCGGAAGTGTACGTTCTCCAGGCGGCGCGCCTGGGCTTGCGCTTGGGCATACTCGATAATGGAAGCGCTGATGTCGACACCGTAGACGCTCAGCTGGGGATAAGCGAACGCCAGTTCCAGCGCCCAGCCGCCGGGGCCGCACGCGAGATCCAGCACCCGCCCATCTTCGGGCAACTCCTGTCCTTCGGGAAAGAGACCCCCCATTCCTTCGGTCACCACACGCTCCTGTTGCATCAGGCGTGCCAGTTCGGCGGCCTGCTCGGGATCGATGACGTAGGTTGAAGGTGGGATACCCTCGCTGGGCTTGCTCATCTCTGCTTTACCTCCTCTGGGGCCAACAAGGCTCGTTTGTCAACGAGCCTGAGTGGCTATCCTCTAGGGGCGATAGCGGATTTTTCGAGAGATGCCTTCATAGTAGCATGCTGCTGCACGGCTGGCAAGCAGAGCTGCTCGACGACTCTTATCTACCGAAAGGACCGTCAGATGCCGCAGGGTATGACGTAGCAGTGGGCAGGCTCTCACTGGCTGCAGAAGAAGAAAGAGACGAGGCTGGGTAAGAGTCTCTTCCTTTGAGTGAGCGACGAAGCGGGACCAGGCCAGGCCGGGCCGGGCCGCCAGCAGCCTCATCATCCGGCCTGGTCTGGGTGGAATCCAGGAGCCTAGGAGCTGGCGGGGTACGGGCAGCGCCAACGGTGGGTACCGCTCCCCACCTCGGCGTAGGGCTGGTCACTGCCTGGCAAAACAATGCTGGCCGTCGTATTCGGTGGCACCACGACCGTCAGCTCAAAGATGCCCCCGGCAAGCTGCCAATGCACCGCCGCCAGGCCGTAGGGAGTCCGCAGGCGGGCCTCGGCCCTGGTCAGGCCGCCGCCCGGCAGCGGGCGCACCGCCAGCCGCCGGTAGCCCGCTGCCGCGGGTGCCAGACCGGCCACCGTGCGCTGCAGCCAGTCGGCGACCGAGCCGAGGGCGTAGTGGTTAAAAGAAGTCATCTCGCCGGGGTTGACCGAACCATCGGGCAGCAGGCTGTCCCAGCGTTCCCAGATGGTCGTCGCTCCCATTGTCACCGGATAGAGCCAGGAAGGACACTCGCGCTGCAGGAGCAGGCGGAAAGCGACCTCGGAAGCTCCAACGCTGCAGAGGGCATCGCAGAGCACGGGCGTGCCGACGAAGCCGGTACACAGATGATAGCCCTCAGCCTGCACCAGCTCCACCAGGCGCCGGCCCGCCGCCTGGCGCAGCTCCTCCTCCTCCAGCAAATTGAACTGCAGCGCCAGCGCGTAGACGGTGGGGGCATCGCTAAAGATGCGCCCATCGGCCCCGACGTAGGCCCGCCGGAAAGCGGCACGTACCTGGGCGGCCAGATCCCGATAGTGGGCCTCCTCCTCACGGCGGCCCAGCACACCCGCTGCCAGCGAGACAACCTCTGCCGAACGAGCAAAATAGGCCGTCGCTATAACCTCCGGCGCTGCGCGCGCTGCTGCCGGCTCTTCCGGAGGCGCTGCAGGATCAAGCCAGTCGCCGAACTGGAAGCCCGCGCGCCACAGATGTTCCTCCCCGGCC from the Thermogemmatispora onikobensis genome contains:
- a CDS encoding class I SAM-dependent methyltransferase; the encoded protein is MSKPSEGIPPSTYVIDPEQAAELARLMQQERVVTEGMGGLFPEGQELPEDGRVLDLACGPGGWALELAFAYPQLSVYGVDISASIIEYAQAQAQARRLENVHFRTMNIMQPLAFPDGFFDLINARFIAWFMTPAAWPRLLAECRRLLKPGGVLRLTEGEPPLTTSAAFEALMDLATRALQRAGQSFSPDGRHVGITPMLPRLLRQAGFEEVRLRASAIEWSSGTPAHYGFFKDFLIAFEIGRPFSVKLGLATLEELERLSQQAVAEMQQDEFCAVSVLLTVWGRQPATAPASTSEQEGQPG